From the Cryptomeria japonica unplaced genomic scaffold, Sugi_1.0 HiC_scaffold_57, whole genome shotgun sequence genome, one window contains:
- the LOC131863198 gene encoding LRR receptor-like serine/threonine-protein kinase FLS2: MAPLLLFPFVFSIFSISTFPHYLNNISQEQQYLLLQFKAAIWNNNDNLQPNWTPLRPLCNWTGVTCDRSSQSVVTLNLSSMNLHGIISPILGNLSSLRSLDLSKNALAGNIPSQLGRLPHLQVLWLYSNQLQGTIPPSLSACRNLYDLRLSFNQLHGSIPPELSLLTNLKILYLGINNLTGSIPSSLGNLSALVELDLGINNLRGTIPPTLSTCRGLHDLRLTFNQLHGSIPHELSLLTSLEILYLGANNFTGTIPRSLANLSSLVELELAKNDLSGIIPHELGMLPHLQFLNLWGNKLSGTIPSSLGNLSALTVLDLTRNHLQGTIPPTLSACRGLKILHLGANNLSGTIPPELGMLTHLEALYLNKNKLSGTIPNSLGNLSALKNLSLSENNLQGSIPW, encoded by the coding sequence ATGGCTCCTCTATTGTTATTCCCTTTTGTGTTTTCCATTTTTTCAATCTCCACTTTTCCTCACTATCTCAATAATATCTCTCAAGAACAACAATATTTGCTCTTGCAATTCAAAGCCGCCATTTGGAATAACAATGACAATTTACAGCCCAACTGGACGCCCCTTCGGCCCCTCTGCAATTGGACTGGCGTCACCTGCGATCGTTCTTCTCAGTCTGTCGTCACCCTCAATTTATCGAGCATGAACTTACACGGCATAATCTCTCCTATCCTAGGGAATCTCTCCTCTCTTCGATCCCTTGACCTCTCCAAAAATGCCCTCGCTGGTAACATTCCATCTCAACTCGGCCGACTTCCCCATCTGCAGGTACTCTGGCTCTATAGCAATCAATTGCAAGGAACCATTCCGCCCTCTCTCTCCGCTTGCCGCAATTTGTATGACCTCAGACTTTCCTTTAACCAACTGCATGGCAGCATTCCGCCCGAGCTTAGTCTCCTCACAAATTTGAAGATCCTCTACTTGGGAATAAACAATCTCACCGGTTCCATTCCCAGTTCTTTAGGAAATCTGTCTGCGTTGGTTGAATTGGATTTGGGAATAAATAATCTCAGAGGCACCATTCCGCCCACTCTGTCCACTTGCCGCGGTTTGCATGACCTGAGACTCACTTTTAACCAACTGCATGGCAGCATTCCGCACGAGTTGAGTCTCCTAACGAGTTTGGAGATCCTTTACTTGGGAGCAAACAATTTCACTGGTACCATTCCCCGTTCTTTAGCAAATCTATCCTCTTTGGTTGAATTGGAATTGGCAAAAAATGATCTCAGTGGTATTATTCCTCATGAACTGGGCATGCTCCCTCACCTTCAGTTTCTTAACCTTTGGGGAAATAAGTTATCTGGCACCATTCCTAGTTCTTTAGGAAATCTGTCTGCCTTGACTGTTTTAGATTTGACGAGAAACCATCTACAGGGCACAATTCCACCCACTCTCTCCGCTTGCCGCGGTTTGAAGATCCTTCATCTGGGAGCAAACAATCTCTCCGGAACCATTCCTCCTGAATTGGGCATGCTCACTCACCTTGAGGCTCTCTACCTTAATAAAAACAAGTTATCCGGCACCATTCCTAATTCCTTAGGAAATCTGTCTGCCTTGAAGAATTTAAGTTTGTCAGAAAACAATCTCCAAGGCTCCATTCCCTGGTGA